From Nitrospinota bacterium, the proteins below share one genomic window:
- a CDS encoding DUF420 domain-containing protein, with amino-acid sequence MDNGIIHLLPHFQAFCNSASTALLLCGGYFIAKKKDKETHKKCMAGAFLASTLFLVSYLTYHSVAGGLKFGGQGTVRGIYFFILGTHTILAAVALPMILVTFYRALKENFEKHKKIAPWTLGVWLYVSVTGVVIYVMLYHLYPGTR; translated from the coding sequence ATGGATAACGGCATTATTCACCTGTTGCCGCATTTTCAGGCGTTCTGCAACAGCGCGTCCACCGCGTTGCTGCTCTGCGGCGGTTATTTCATCGCTAAAAAGAAGGATAAAGAAACCCACAAGAAATGCATGGCGGGGGCGTTTCTCGCCTCGACGCTGTTTCTTGTTTCCTACCTCACGTATCACTCCGTCGCCGGCGGCTTGAAGTTCGGCGGCCAGGGAACCGTGCGCGGCATTTATTTCTTTATTCTCGGCACACACACCATCTTGGCGGCGGTCGCGCTGCCGATGATACTGGTGACGTTTTACCGGGCGCTGAAAGAGAACTTCGAGAAGCACAAGAAAATAGCTCCCTGGACGCTTGGGGTTTGGCTGTATGTTTCCGTCACCGGCGTGGTGATTTACGTGATGCTCTATCACCTCTATCCGGGAACCCGTTAG
- a CDS encoding bifunctional nuclease family protein: protein MDKDGTRIEMKVEGLTLDPVTNMPIIILKDIEGRRTLPIWVGIFEANAIALEMEKINTPRPMTHDLIRNILDGIDAKVKYVCVNDLRDNTFYAEIGLILHGMDVKIDSRPSDAIAVALRMKAPIMVALKVVEEARSFDVRPENQIGENDQWKGWLDNIKPSDFGNIDQ from the coding sequence ATGGACAAGGACGGCACACGCATTGAAATGAAGGTCGAGGGACTCACGCTCGACCCGGTGACCAATATGCCGATCATCATCCTCAAGGATATCGAGGGGCGGCGCACGCTCCCCATCTGGGTCGGCATTTTCGAGGCGAACGCCATCGCCCTCGAAATGGAGAAGATCAACACGCCGCGTCCCATGACGCACGACCTCATCCGGAACATCCTCGACGGCATCGACGCCAAGGTGAAATACGTCTGCGTGAACGACCTGCGCGATAACACCTTTTACGCCGAAATAGGCCTGATCCTGCACGGTATGGACGTGAAGATCGATTCCCGCCCGTCCGACGCGATAGCCGTGGCGCTGCGGATGAAAGCGCCGATCATGGTGGCGCTGAAAGTGGTGGAGGAGGCCCGCAGCTTCGATGTGCGGCCCGAAAACCAGATAGGCGAAAACGATCAGTGGAAGGGATGGCTGGACAACATCAAGCCGTCCGATTTTGGCAACATCGACCAGTAG
- a CDS encoding APC family permease, whose amino-acid sequence MSWKTILIGQPLDSAREKHERLGAAMGLAVFSSDALSSVAYATEEMLLPLVLGGIALTRFSLPVALAIALLIAVVAVSYMQTIRAYPMGGGAFIVAQENLGEGFGLTAGAALMIDYVMTVTVSISAGVAAITSAFPGLFPYTVEICLAALALIAVVNLRGVRESGFLFSFPVFFFIGSLGLLIVFGLFHNVSGELAPEAAVSPALEALPLLLILRAFSSGCTALTGIEAVANGVRSFKQPEAKNASLTLVWMAALLAFFFIGITYLVHQAEILPKPEVTVLSQLAARVFGGGVMFYALQFATFMILVLAANTAFAGFPSLSSIMARDYYLPRQLMSQGDRLVFSNGILLLSLFAGALIVLFHGRTHAMIPLYTVGVFVAFTLSQAGMVVHWMRKRGRGWRWAAALNGVGAAITGVVLAVVASTKFMHGAWLVLIAIPVHIYLMLSIKKHYLRVASQLVLEESEAAVAQNNGDTQYGHHSVIIPVSGMNRPVLNAIRYARAISNDVVAVYVRLDERQTSMTREGWSKYGMGVPILVLDSPYRSVIEPLLDYIDEVRKVYKDGVITVILPEFVPSRWWEHLLHNHTAFLIKTRLLFRSGVVSTSVPLHLK is encoded by the coding sequence ATGTCCTGGAAAACGATTCTTATTGGGCAACCGCTCGATTCCGCGCGTGAAAAACACGAGCGGCTTGGCGCCGCGATGGGGTTGGCGGTTTTTTCGTCCGATGCGCTGTCGTCGGTCGCATACGCCACCGAGGAGATGCTGTTGCCGCTCGTTCTGGGGGGGATAGCCCTTACCCGCTTTTCGCTGCCGGTCGCGCTGGCCATCGCCCTGCTGATCGCGGTGGTGGCGGTCTCGTATATGCAGACCATTCGGGCCTATCCTATGGGCGGCGGCGCCTTCATCGTGGCGCAGGAAAATCTGGGGGAGGGCTTCGGCCTCACGGCGGGGGCGGCGTTGATGATCGACTATGTGATGACGGTGACGGTTTCCATTTCCGCCGGTGTGGCGGCCATAACCTCGGCTTTTCCGGGACTTTTTCCGTACACCGTGGAGATATGCCTTGCCGCGCTGGCGCTCATCGCCGTGGTGAACCTGCGCGGCGTGCGGGAATCGGGATTTCTTTTTTCCTTCCCTGTGTTTTTCTTTATCGGCTCGCTTGGCCTGTTGATCGTTTTCGGCCTGTTCCATAATGTTTCCGGCGAACTGGCGCCGGAGGCCGCGGTCTCCCCCGCGCTGGAGGCCCTGCCGCTGCTGCTCATCCTGCGCGCATTTTCCTCCGGCTGCACGGCCCTCACCGGCATAGAGGCGGTGGCCAACGGCGTGCGTTCGTTCAAGCAACCCGAAGCGAAGAACGCCTCGCTCACGCTTGTTTGGATGGCCGCGCTGCTGGCGTTCTTTTTCATCGGCATCACCTACCTCGTGCATCAGGCCGAAATATTGCCGAAACCCGAAGTGACCGTGCTGTCCCAGCTTGCGGCAAGGGTGTTCGGCGGCGGGGTGATGTTTTACGCGCTCCAGTTCGCCACCTTCATGATTTTGGTGCTGGCGGCGAACACCGCCTTCGCCGGTTTCCCAAGCCTCAGCTCCATCATGGCGCGGGACTACTACCTGCCGCGCCAGTTGATGAGCCAGGGGGACCGGCTGGTCTTTTCCAACGGCATCCTGCTGCTGTCGCTGTTCGCCGGGGCGTTGATCGTCCTCTTTCATGGCCGGACCCATGCCATGATCCCGCTTTATACCGTGGGGGTATTCGTGGCGTTCACGCTTTCGCAGGCCGGCATGGTGGTTCACTGGATGCGGAAGCGCGGGCGCGGCTGGCGGTGGGCGGCGGCGTTGAACGGCGTCGGAGCGGCGATCACGGGGGTGGTATTGGCGGTGGTCGCTTCGACCAAATTCATGCATGGCGCGTGGCTCGTGCTGATCGCCATTCCGGTGCATATCTACTTGATGCTTTCCATCAAGAAACATTACCTCCGCGTCGCCTCCCAGCTGGTGCTGGAGGAGAGCGAGGCGGCGGTGGCCCAAAACAATGGCGATACCCAGTACGGCCACCACTCGGTCATCATCCCGGTCAGCGGCATGAACCGCCCGGTGCTGAACGCCATCCGCTACGCCCGCGCGATATCCAACGATGTGGTGGCGGTTTATGTGCGCCTTGACGAGCGGCAGACATCGATGACGCGGGAAGGGTGGAGTAAATACGGCATGGGCGTGCCGATACTCGTGCTCGATTCGCCGTATCGCTCGGTGATTGAGCCGCTGCTGGATTATATCGACGAGGTGCGGAAGGTCTACAAGGATGGCGTGATAACGGTGATCCTGCCGGAATTCGTGCCGTCGCGGTGGTGGGAGCACCTGCTGCACAACCATACGGCGTTCCTTATCAAGACGCGGCTGCTCTTCAGGTCGGGCGTGGTCTCCACCAGCGTGCCGTTGCACCTGAAATGA
- the dnaN gene encoding DNA polymerase III subunit beta: protein MEFRIKQSELLRCLQRVQGFLSPKNQILSHVLFRTTKEGIEAFATDFDIGLKGSYIAAIAEPGAVALQGRRLFDIVRQLPDEDVTFRFAGPGRCEVTCGKSAFKLATIDADEFPEEPKLPMDKLISLDTEMFKDMLKKTVYAVSQNESRMTLNGIHLELFPNAVRVVATDGHRLSYVNRAVELPVKDTTAVIIARKAVMEIVKLLDEEEGALQIVRSDNRVFFKKGGLVFFTREVEGAFPNYEQVIPRKNTKEAVINIEKARQAIKRVATVADEKSRLVNFSFKKGKLEIFCEVSDVGEAHEEIEVEYKAEPLRIGLNSAYVIDTLAHVASENVIFRMEGQLDAVLVKPTDDDDYLSIIMPMRI from the coding sequence ATGGAATTCAGGATCAAGCAGAGCGAACTGCTGCGCTGTTTACAGAGAGTGCAAGGTTTCCTAAGCCCCAAAAACCAGATTTTGAGCCACGTTCTTTTCAGAACCACCAAAGAGGGGATCGAGGCGTTCGCCACCGATTTCGACATCGGCCTCAAAGGCTCATACATCGCCGCCATCGCCGAGCCGGGAGCCGTCGCCTTGCAGGGACGCCGCCTGTTCGATATCGTCCGTCAGCTTCCCGACGAGGATGTGACCTTCCGCTTTGCCGGCCCCGGCCGCTGCGAAGTCACCTGCGGCAAGTCGGCCTTCAAGCTCGCCACCATCGACGCCGATGAATTCCCCGAAGAACCGAAGCTCCCGATGGACAAGCTCATCTCCCTCGACACGGAGATGTTCAAGGACATGCTGAAAAAGACGGTCTACGCCGTCAGCCAAAACGAAAGCCGGATGACGCTCAACGGCATTCACCTGGAGCTGTTCCCGAACGCCGTCCGCGTGGTGGCCACCGACGGCCACCGCCTCTCCTACGTCAACCGCGCGGTCGAACTGCCGGTGAAGGATACCACCGCCGTCATCATCGCCCGCAAAGCGGTCATGGAAATCGTGAAGCTGCTGGACGAGGAGGAAGGCGCCCTGCAGATCGTGCGGTCCGACAACCGCGTCTTCTTCAAAAAGGGCGGGCTTGTTTTCTTCACCCGCGAGGTGGAGGGGGCGTTCCCGAACTACGAGCAGGTCATTCCCCGGAAAAACACCAAAGAGGCGGTCATCAACATCGAAAAGGCCCGCCAGGCGATCAAGCGCGTGGCGACCGTGGCGGACGAAAAATCCCGGCTGGTGAACTTCAGCTTCAAAAAAGGGAAGCTGGAGATTTTCTGCGAAGTCTCGGACGTGGGCGAAGCGCACGAAGAGATAGAGGTGGAATACAAGGCCGAGCCGCTGCGCATCGGCCTCAACAGCGCCTATGTGATCGATACGCTGGCGCATGTCGCCAGCGAGAACGTGATATTCAGGATGGAGGGGCAGCTCGACGCCGTGCTGGTGAAGCCGACGGACGACGACGATTATCTCTCCATCATCATGCCGATGCGCATCTGA
- a CDS encoding ATP-binding cassette domain-containing protein, with protein MALKGIDFSVDPGDIFGFLGPNGSGKTTLFKIFSTLIEPSEGSVFIFGHDAVKGVDEARKMMGVVFQHPSLDKMLTVEENLTFHGHLYGLSGAPLKKRVEEMMDRFGLTPRRGESVQHLSGGYRRRVELAKGLIHSPTLLILDEPSTGLDPAARREFWETITALKKKNGMTVLVTTHLGEEGDRCDRLAIMYEGEVIAAGTPDQLKAGIGGDVVTIHSAEPDMLLDTLDAKFGVRPVLLDGVIRMELPRGHEMIPKIVEAFPGKITAISVGKPTLEDVFVHKTGRMLWLEGEGTAAPKEAKGE; from the coding sequence ATGGCGCTCAAGGGGATTGATTTTTCAGTCGATCCGGGGGATATCTTCGGCTTTCTGGGGCCGAACGGTTCCGGCAAGACGACCCTCTTTAAAATCTTTTCCACCCTCATCGAGCCGTCCGAAGGCTCCGTTTTTATCTTCGGCCACGATGCGGTGAAGGGCGTGGACGAGGCCCGCAAGATGATGGGGGTTGTTTTTCAGCACCCGAGCCTCGACAAAATGTTGACCGTCGAGGAAAACCTGACCTTTCACGGCCACTTGTACGGACTCTCCGGCGCTCCGCTGAAAAAGCGGGTGGAGGAAATGATGGATCGCTTCGGGCTTACCCCGCGGCGCGGCGAATCCGTCCAGCACCTTTCCGGCGGCTACCGGCGGCGCGTGGAACTTGCCAAGGGGCTGATTCACAGTCCCACGCTGCTCATCCTGGACGAGCCGTCCACCGGGCTGGACCCGGCGGCGCGGCGCGAGTTCTGGGAAACCATTACCGCGCTCAAAAAGAAAAACGGGATGACCGTGCTGGTGACAACCCACCTCGGCGAAGAGGGGGATCGGTGCGACCGGCTGGCTATCATGTACGAAGGCGAGGTCATCGCCGCCGGCACGCCCGACCAATTGAAGGCCGGCATCGGCGGCGACGTGGTAACAATCCACAGCGCCGAGCCGGATATGCTGCTCGATACGCTTGATGCCAAATTCGGCGTCCGTCCGGTGCTGCTGGACGGCGTTATACGGATGGAACTGCCGCGCGGGCACGAAATGATCCCAAAAATAGTGGAGGCGTTCCCCGGCAAGATCACCGCCATCAGCGTGGGCAAGCCGACGCTGGAAGACGTATTCGTCCACAAAACCGGCCGGATGCTCTGGCTGGAAGGGGAGGGGACCGCCGCCCCGAAGGAGGCCAAAGGTGAATAA
- a CDS encoding phosphatidylserine/phosphatidylglycerophosphate/cardiolipin synthase family protein, with amino-acid sequence MAHWDSEKIYFSSRDFYADIIREIPLAEKTIDVEAYIFEMDELGNRIAEELRRAAERGVAVRVLLDGVGCLQTAEGLTARFSGTAVGVKVYHPVRWWSVFAFARSLNRRNHRKSWVFDSRTAYVGSMNIAHNDWTDYGIRVEGKWIALLDQAFAKCWLGAARWRQLARPSALRRRMPYQKGKWIRLNDTLLKRRRNYKLLLQQSRNATQRIWLASAYFVPRLGLVRALCDAARRGVDVRIMVPKNSDVFFMPWLASTYFLGLLNAGVKIYEYLPSFYHAKVQVIDDWASLGSTNLNYRSLLHDLEADVVVTHPENRRLLEAELLRGFDSSKAVTVESLKETPWFQAIASKLFLLFRRWL; translated from the coding sequence ATGGCGCATTGGGATTCGGAAAAAATCTATTTCAGCAGCCGCGACTTTTACGCCGACATCATCCGCGAGATACCGCTGGCCGAAAAAACCATCGACGTTGAGGCGTACATCTTCGAGATGGACGAACTCGGCAACCGCATCGCGGAAGAGCTGCGCCGGGCGGCGGAACGGGGCGTGGCGGTGCGGGTGTTGCTGGACGGCGTCGGCTGCCTCCAAACGGCGGAAGGGTTGACGGCCCGGTTCAGCGGCACGGCGGTCGGCGTAAAGGTGTACCATCCGGTGCGCTGGTGGAGCGTTTTCGCGTTCGCGCGCAGCCTCAACCGGCGCAATCACCGGAAGAGCTGGGTCTTCGATTCGCGCACGGCGTATGTGGGAAGCATGAACATCGCGCACAACGATTGGACGGATTACGGCATCCGCGTGGAGGGGAAATGGATCGCGCTCCTCGATCAGGCTTTTGCAAAATGCTGGCTGGGGGCCGCCCGCTGGAGGCAGCTTGCGCGGCCGTCCGCGCTTCGCCGGCGGATGCCGTACCAAAAGGGAAAATGGATACGCCTGAACGACACGCTGCTGAAACGGCGGCGGAATTACAAACTCCTGCTTCAGCAATCGCGCAACGCCACGCAGCGGATATGGCTGGCCAGCGCCTACTTCGTGCCGCGGCTGGGCCTGGTGCGCGCGCTGTGCGATGCGGCGCGGCGCGGGGTGGACGTGCGGATCATGGTGCCCAAAAACTCCGACGTGTTTTTCATGCCGTGGCTCGCCTCGACCTATTTTCTGGGCCTGCTGAACGCGGGGGTGAAGATTTACGAGTACCTCCCCTCCTTCTATCACGCCAAAGTGCAGGTGATAGACGATTGGGCAAGCCTGGGATCGACCAACCTGAACTACCGCTCGCTGCTGCACGATCTGGAGGCGGATGTCGTCGTCACCCATCCGGAAAACCGCCGCCTGCTGGAAGCGGAACTGCTACGCGGCTTTGACAGCTCTAAAGCCGTGACGGTGGAATCGCTTAAGGAGACGCCTTGGTTTCAGGCCATCGCCTCCAAGCTGTTTTTGCTGTTCAGGCGCTGGCTGTAG
- a CDS encoding ABC transporter permease: MLAVWSLWRREMIRFYRDRSRVIGGLVPPVIFWFFIGSGLSGSFSVGSGETVLNYRQYFFPGTLVLIFLFTAVFSTISIIEDRREGFLQSVLVAPVPRLAIVLGKLFGSASLAFLQGMPFLIAAPFIGLNLTASSLLISLFILFGVAFSLAGVGFLIAWRLDSTQGFHAIMNMGLIPLWLLSGALFPIHNIPGWLSTVVRLNPLTYCIAALQHELFVPGAIPDLPPLWFCVSVIAAFSSATLFAAVFITRRGRDR; the protein is encoded by the coding sequence ATGCTCGCGGTATGGTCGCTGTGGCGGCGCGAGATGATCCGTTTCTACCGCGACCGGAGCCGCGTTATCGGCGGGCTGGTGCCCCCCGTTATTTTCTGGTTTTTCATCGGCAGCGGCCTTTCCGGCAGCTTCAGCGTGGGGAGCGGCGAGACGGTTCTCAACTACCGCCAGTATTTTTTCCCCGGCACACTGGTGCTGATTTTCCTTTTCACCGCCGTGTTTTCCACCATTTCCATCATCGAAGACCGGCGCGAGGGATTCTTGCAGTCGGTGCTGGTGGCGCCGGTGCCGCGGCTGGCAATCGTGCTGGGCAAGCTGTTCGGCAGCGCTTCGCTCGCCTTTCTGCAGGGGATGCCGTTCCTTATCGCCGCGCCGTTCATTGGACTTAACCTTACCGCCTCGTCGCTCCTCATCTCGCTCTTTATCCTGTTCGGCGTGGCTTTTTCGCTGGCGGGCGTCGGCTTCCTCATCGCGTGGCGGCTGGACAGCACACAGGGGTTCCACGCCATCATGAACATGGGGCTAATCCCGCTCTGGCTGCTTTCCGGCGCGCTCTTCCCGATCCACAACATTCCCGGTTGGCTCTCCACGGTGGTGCGCCTGAATCCGCTCACCTATTGCATCGCGGCGCTGCAGCACGAGCTGTTCGTTCCCGGGGCGATACCCGATCTCCCTCCGCTCTGGTTCTGCGTGTCGGTCATCGCCGCTTTTTCATCGGCCACCCTTTTTGCGGCCGTATTCATCACCCGCAGGGGAAGGGATCGATAA
- a CDS encoding nucleotidyltransferase domain-containing protein translates to MALGRGGQKRGHERRAEERSGNGFIHRCPPRRPESWKGDEKSNRLRAPRRFPFYIISLKPEFQYSLVVDALVERVTNRIAEAIHPDKIILFGSRANGTATEESDIDLVVVYSGPKTTREVHRLFLRRDFRRAGACLSA, encoded by the coding sequence ATGGCTTTGGGGCGCGGCGGTCAAAAGCGCGGCCACGAACGCCGCGCCGAAGAGCGAAGCGGAAACGGTTTTATTCATAGATGCCCTCCACGCCGTCCAGAATCGTGGAAGGGGGATGAAAAGTCAAACCGGTTGCGAGCACCGCGCAGGTTTCCGTTTTATATAATTTCTCTAAAGCCCGAATTTCAATATAGTTTAGTCGTGGATGCGCTGGTTGAAAGAGTAACGAACAGGATTGCCGAGGCGATACACCCGGATAAAATTATCCTGTTCGGCTCCCGCGCCAATGGCACGGCCACCGAGGAAAGTGACATCGACCTTGTGGTGGTCTATTCGGGGCCGAAAACCACGCGGGAAGTTCACCGCCTGTTCTTGCGGCGTGATTTCAGGCGTGCTGGAGCTTGCCTTTCGGCTTAA
- the miaB gene encoding tRNA (N6-isopentenyl adenosine(37)-C2)-methylthiotransferase MiaB, with product MRENGGRYHLLTFGCQMNKYDSEKIEGLLAREGLTATANPEEADLILLNTCSIRDKAEHKVFSKLGILSAAKRPDQLIALGGCMASLRKEDIFRRAPMVDMVFGPDAIERLPQMIGDFRATRARQIDVAFNDTATWDRPEDGAVRESATVAWVGIMKGCDNRCTYCVVPDTRGPEVSRPAGSILAEVKGLAAKGYKGINLLGQNVNSYGKGLPSSAGFPGLLRMVNKVEGVERIRFMTSHPKDLNDGLIAAMMECKKVSPSFHLPLQAGSDRILGLMRRGYTAAEYMEKIRRLKNAAPHITISADIMIGFPGETEAEFLDTIRVMEEVAFDSLFLFNYSPRPGTPSAECTDMVPRAVSRERFDRAMLLQRKIVAQKNMLLVGTTQQVLCEGAAERPGAVYGRTPGNHLVVFEGEPLLAGRTLPVTITSFSGYNLSGTLAQGGL from the coding sequence ATGCGGGAAAATGGCGGGCGCTACCATCTGCTCACCTTCGGGTGCCAGATGAACAAATACGATTCGGAAAAAATCGAGGGGCTGCTCGCCCGCGAAGGGTTGACCGCCACGGCCAACCCGGAAGAAGCCGACCTCATTCTGCTCAACACCTGCTCCATCCGCGACAAGGCGGAGCACAAGGTTTTTTCGAAGCTCGGCATTTTGAGCGCCGCAAAGCGGCCGGATCAGCTTATCGCGCTTGGCGGCTGCATGGCATCCCTCCGCAAGGAGGATATTTTCCGCCGCGCCCCGATGGTCGACATGGTCTTCGGGCCGGACGCCATCGAGCGGCTGCCGCAGATGATAGGCGATTTCCGGGCCACCCGCGCGCGGCAGATCGATGTCGCCTTCAACGATACCGCCACATGGGACCGTCCGGAAGACGGCGCGGTGCGTGAAAGCGCCACGGTGGCGTGGGTCGGCATCATGAAGGGGTGCGATAACCGCTGCACTTATTGCGTGGTGCCGGATACCCGCGGGCCGGAGGTGAGCCGTCCGGCCGGTTCCATCCTTGCTGAGGTCAAAGGGCTGGCCGCCAAGGGGTATAAGGGGATCAATCTGCTGGGGCAGAATGTGAACAGCTACGGCAAAGGGCTGCCGTCATCCGCCGGTTTTCCCGGCCTGCTCCGGATGGTGAACAAGGTGGAGGGGGTGGAGCGGATACGATTCATGACCTCCCATCCGAAAGACCTCAACGACGGGCTTATCGCCGCGATGATGGAATGCAAAAAGGTCTCTCCTTCGTTCCACCTGCCGTTGCAGGCGGGGAGCGACCGCATCCTCGGCCTGATGCGCCGCGGCTATACCGCCGCCGAATATATGGAAAAAATCCGCCGTCTGAAAAATGCGGCGCCGCACATCACCATCTCCGCCGACATCATGATCGGTTTTCCCGGCGAAACGGAAGCGGAGTTTTTGGATACCATCCGGGTGATGGAGGAGGTGGCGTTCGACTCGCTTTTCCTCTTCAACTATTCGCCGCGCCCCGGCACTCCCTCCGCCGAATGCACGGATATGGTGCCGCGCGCCGTCTCGCGGGAGCGTTTTGACCGGGCGATGCTGCTGCAAAGAAAAATCGTCGCGCAAAAGAACATGTTATTGGTGGGCACGACGCAGCAGGTGCTTTGCGAAGGGGCGGCCGAACGGCCGGGCGCGGTCTATGGACGGACGCCGGGGAACCATCTGGTCGTTTTCGAGGGGGAGCCGTTGCTGGCGGGGCGGACATTGCCGGTAACAATCACCTCTTTTTCGGGGTACAATTTGTCTGGTACATTGGCGCAGGGAGGATTGTAG
- a CDS encoding glycosyltransferase family 4 protein codes for MSASPSPGFFPAAIAALCFLLTLAGTGLYRRNAVAKSVLMDIPNDRSSHTVSTPRGGGIVFVAVWAALMAALAGGGLIPSGVALTLLPPALFAAAIGFADDLLTLPATMRFVLQIAAALLFLQGIGGYPAIQMGPWHLDVGIAGGIFAVLWIVWSINLFNFMDGVDGIASVEAMMVLAAGGFFLAAGGGAMYGAAAFWAATAVTGFLVWNLSKARIFMGDAGSYFLGFFIAALALLGERFFNVPLLLWVILYGVFWFDATATLLRRAAAGERWYAGHRSHAYQRLQQAGFSHATVSGLTATVNIVLIALATAAFFNRGWLLACFAAAVAVLSLAYFLVEKRRPMFPPGR; via the coding sequence ATGTCCGCCAGCCCGTCACCCGGTTTTTTCCCCGCCGCCATCGCGGCGCTCTGTTTCCTGCTGACATTGGCCGGAACGGGGCTTTACCGCCGCAACGCGGTTGCAAAATCAGTCCTGATGGATATTCCGAACGACCGCAGTTCGCACACCGTTTCCACGCCGCGCGGCGGGGGCATCGTCTTCGTGGCGGTGTGGGCCGCGCTGATGGCGGCTCTCGCGGGCGGCGGCCTTATCCCGTCCGGTGTGGCGCTGACGCTGCTTCCCCCGGCCCTGTTTGCCGCCGCCATCGGTTTTGCCGACGACCTCCTCACGCTGCCCGCCACCATGCGCTTCGTCCTCCAGATCGCGGCGGCGCTGCTGTTCCTCCAGGGGATCGGCGGCTATCCGGCAATACAGATGGGCCCCTGGCATCTGGACGTGGGGATCGCCGGTGGCATCTTCGCCGTCCTGTGGATCGTCTGGTCCATAAACCTTTTTAATTTCATGGATGGGGTCGACGGCATCGCCTCGGTGGAGGCGATGATGGTGCTGGCCGCCGGCGGTTTTTTCCTTGCCGCCGGCGGCGGCGCCATGTATGGCGCGGCGGCATTTTGGGCGGCCACCGCCGTTACCGGCTTTCTGGTTTGGAACCTCTCCAAAGCCAGGATATTCATGGGAGACGCCGGCTCGTACTTCCTCGGTTTTTTCATCGCGGCGCTCGCCCTGCTGGGGGAGCGGTTCTTTAATGTGCCGCTGCTGCTCTGGGTAATCCTCTACGGCGTCTTCTGGTTCGATGCCACCGCCACGCTGTTGCGCAGGGCCGCGGCGGGGGAACGGTGGTATGCCGGACACCGGAGCCACGCGTACCAGCGGTTGCAACAGGCGGGATTCAGCCACGCCACGGTTTCGGGCCTGACCGCCACGGTAAATATTGTTTTAATCGCATTGGCAACTGCGGCATTTTTCAACAGGGGTTGGCTCTTGGCCTGCTTTGCCGCGGCGGTGGCCGTATTAAGCCTCGCCTATTTCCTCGTGGAAAAGCGCCGCCCGATGTTTCCCCCCGGCCGTTAA
- a CDS encoding hemerythrin family protein: MDPRSAAMMPKLEWDEIFSTGIERFDSQHKVLFGFLNVLRANALGKRDKEVVNEVTDSLLTYTMTHFLEEEITLCRLEYPGYADHKAEHDQFLIAARDLYIRFKAGKSESRIIAAEIITVVSEWLQGHILVKDKAYGEFLLQKGFTPDMVK; this comes from the coding sequence ATGGATCCGCGCAGCGCCGCGATGATGCCGAAGCTGGAGTGGGACGAGATTTTTTCCACCGGCATCGAGCGGTTCGACAGCCAGCACAAGGTGCTGTTCGGCTTTTTGAACGTCCTGCGCGCCAACGCGCTGGGCAAGAGGGATAAAGAGGTTGTCAACGAGGTGACCGATTCCCTGCTGACCTACACCATGACCCACTTCCTGGAAGAGGAAATCACGCTCTGCCGGCTGGAATATCCCGGATACGCCGATCACAAAGCCGAGCACGACCAGTTCCTGATAGCGGCGCGCGACCTCTATATCCGCTTCAAGGCCGGGAAAAGCGAAAGCAGGATCATCGCCGCCGAGATCATCACGGTGGTTTCAGAGTGGCTGCAAGGGCATATCCTGGTGAAGGACAAGGCGTACGGCGAGTTTCTGCTCCAAAAAGGCTTCACGCCCGACATGGTGAAATAA
- a CDS encoding DinB family protein, with protein sequence MEIKKVLNGLECSPALLRELVASVPAELLKEHRIAGKWCIHEHAVHLWKVQVMINGRLRRFMTEETPEFVPYFPGTSTPPDELLKLDLKESLKKFAAERKKFVGMLRQLAKKEWHKKAKHPEYDNYTPYIMARHLLLHDNVHMYRIEELWLTKELKKK encoded by the coding sequence ATGGAGATCAAAAAAGTCCTGAACGGCCTTGAATGCTCCCCAGCGCTGCTGCGCGAACTGGTGGCATCAGTGCCGGCCGAGCTGCTGAAGGAACACCGCATCGCGGGCAAGTGGTGCATCCACGAGCACGCCGTCCACCTGTGGAAGGTGCAAGTGATGATAAACGGACGGCTCCGCCGCTTCATGACGGAGGAAACCCCGGAGTTCGTGCCGTACTTCCCCGGCACATCGACGCCGCCGGATGAATTGTTGAAACTCGACCTGAAGGAATCGCTGAAAAAGTTCGCGGCGGAGCGGAAGAAGTTCGTCGGAATGCTGCGGCAACTGGCGAAAAAGGAGTGGCACAAGAAGGCGAAACATCCTGAATATGATAATTACACCCCGTACATCATGGCGCGCCATCTGCTGCTGCACGACAACGTGCATATGTACCGCATCGAGGAGCTGTGGCTCACGAAAGAGCTGAAGAAGAAATAA